One Triticum dicoccoides isolate Atlit2015 ecotype Zavitan chromosome 5B, WEW_v2.0, whole genome shotgun sequence genomic window carries:
- the LOC119309894 gene encoding protein indeterminate-domain 16-like, which translates to MLGSCGPMAGPPTDEETAEPPFGSSLQIATGSPATKRKRRPAGTPDPDAEVVSLSPRTLLESDRYVCEICNQGFQRDQNLQMHRRRHKVPWKLLKREAGEAARKRVFVCPEPSCLHHDPSHALGDLVGIKKHFRRKHSGHRQWACSRCSKAYAVHSDYKAHLKTCGTRGHSCDCGRVFSRVESFIEHQDTCTAGCPQAGAGVAAPVCGGVAAALSSQQQAPPPAISLSRSRTASSTSPSSDVVISAVTWPGAAAMRSPNAAAFHRFEQQLPSPRTPPPDGRGGGGHNLELQLMPPSSSCTGGAAAPLGMAPSWYAAPQSPPAPISQGDNAAMQLQLSIGFCSGDNRGRTDVAGPSGGSAARTMQEAREELRQAMAEKAAADEARAQAKRQGELAEQELASAKRMRHQAQVELSRAHALREHAVRQVNATLLQITCFSCRQKFRAVRPSAAMSSEVACSYVTEGGDVEVDNVDEPLILDGMRRRQQHATMDTV; encoded by the exons ATGTTGGGTTCTTGCGGGCCGATGGCTGGGCCGCCTACTGACGAGGAGACGGCGGAGCCTCCGTTCGGGTCGTCGTTGCAGATCGCCACCGGCTCCCCCGCGACCAAGAGGAAACGCCGGCCAGCCGGGACACCAG ACCCGGACGCGGAGGTGGTGTCGCTGTCGCCGCGGACGCTGCTAGAGTCGGACCGGTACGTGTGCGAGATCTGCAACCAGGGGTTCCAGCGCGACCAGAACCTGCAGATGCACCGGCGGCGGCACAAGGTGCCGTGGAAGCTGCTGAAGcgggaggccggcgaggcggcgcggaagCGCGTGTTCGTGTGCCCGGAGCCGAGCTGCCTGCACCACGACCCCTCCCACGCCCTGGGCGACCTGGTCGGCATCAAGAAGCACTTCCGCCGGAAGCACAGCGGCCACCGCCAGTGGGCCTGCAGCCGCTGCTCCAAGGCCTACGCCGTCCACTCCGACTACAAGGCCCACCTCAAGACCTGCGGCACCCGCGGCCACTCCTGCGACTGCGGCCGCGTCTTCTCCCG GGTGGAGAGCTTCATAGAGCACCAGGACACGTGCACCGCCGGTTGCCCGCAGGCGGGGGCGGGCGTGGCAGCGCCGGTGTGTGGTGGAGTGGCGGCCGCCCTGTCGTCGCAGCAGCAGGCGCCGCCGCCGGCGATATCGCTGTCTCGGTCCCGGACAgcgtccagcaccagcccgtccaGCGACGTCGTCATCAGCGCCGTGACCTGGCCCGGCGCCGCGGCAATGCGCAGTCCGAACGCCGCCGCGTTCCACCGGTTCGAACAGCAGCTGCCGTCGCCGCGGACGCCGCCGCCCGATGGCCGTGGCGGTGGTGGGCACAATCTTGAGCTGCAGCTCATGCCGCCGTCCAGCAGCTGCACGGGCGGTGCGGCTGCGCCTCTGGGCATGGCGCCGTCATGGTACGCAGCGCCACAGTCACCGCCGGCGCCCATCTCGCAGGGAGACAACGCCGCCATGCAGCTGCAGCTTTCAATAGGCTTCTGCAGCGGCGACAACCGTGGAAGGACAGACGTGGCCGGGCCCAGCGGTGGCAGCGCGGCCAGGACAATGCAGGAGGCACGGGAGGAGCTGCGGCAAGCGATGGCGGAGAAGGCCGCCGCGGACGAGGCACGGGCGCAGGCAAAGCGGCAGGGGGAGCTAGCCGAGCAGGAGCTGGCGAGCGCCAAGCGCATGCGGCACCAGGCGCAGGTGGAGCTGAGCCGCGCCCACGCGCTCCGCGAGCACGCCGTGCGGCAGGTCAACGCGACGCTGCTCCAGATCACCTGCTTCAGCTGCCGCCAGAAGTTCCGGGCAGTGAGGCCGTCCGCCGCCATGTCGTCGGAGGTGGCCTGCAGCTACGTGACCGAGGGCGGCGACGTCGAGGTCGACAACGTCGACGAGCCCCTCATCCTCGACGGCATGCGGCGGCGCCAACAACACGCCACAATGGACACTGTGTAG